The proteins below come from a single uncultured Dethiosulfovibrio sp. genomic window:
- a CDS encoding S8 family serine peptidase gives MRKLFFSVFLSITLFSVGWAETLPLETPSWVNGQVLIKLSPSSEPQVARSLSERFSSRGVKSTAIKGPEEGWFLLEGDFSTEKLMDMARSDSSISFVEPNYKVRALSVTPNDPSFSDQWGLLNDLNGIDVNATEAWSENTQGGGVVAVLDTGIDYNHIDLAGNMWVNPYPVSNDRYGYDFVNGDGDPMDDNFHGTHCAGIIGSLGNNRIGVSGVMWAGSMMAVKCLDGRGLGDVATIIQGINYILEMKQKGVPVVAVNASLSFGGYSQAAYEAIHALSKESILFVAAAGNAGSDNDLEPSYPSNYELPNVISVANITQEGVLNETSSYGLKTVHLAAPGTDILSTVNQDPYEPASGDRSLFFDDMELQGENWVVSGDWALGAYDMDPWGIGPLYRSPEKSWKLTFQPGGGQAYFTLKTPLDLSVVSNDLEVYGGAFIRGWFDGYWGYDDEWISLQCQSDPGAEWFEIARLGKHGLDHMKFTKIGGKIPRDMRRKEVWFRLVVSWSSGTIPSSSFFYLDDFGVGLAGPTERYDRKSGTSMAAPFVSGAVSLLRGMYPSESMDSLRWRILRSAKPLEGLKGKVATGGYLDLSHGMKTVPPQYISSSPIDGGRSSTTGTLRWNFRKDSSYDLEYRLYIGSIESKEMQELYRGPKSEYVLDGDLLSGRYRWQVTAVDEPGGTASRFVISGDVKEISLEGGVEEIGTPVSMDLLVKEGLDKRLFVGAPLSVDAVIPDTTAIKAGDLGETKPKKGLIPREVLGDMLGIASSDVVDQMSLSASIIGGSGDRAFFDISLSISESELNRTGLSEGIEAMNLDSLHKLGIFIFMGGKRWCLPSLPESQFGDMFKTASRVVDGEKIYDISWTVCLVDGGESSVSVYKDSYDRAFFLVRDGAKDNQLELSLALATAKDSTFQSSGGCQIGHFGVYGLILLGLPLLLSSRN, from the coding sequence TTGAGAAAGCTATTTTTTTCCGTCTTTTTATCGATAACCCTGTTTTCCGTGGGATGGGCTGAAACTCTGCCTCTGGAAACTCCTTCTTGGGTTAATGGGCAGGTATTGATCAAGCTATCTCCTTCCTCGGAGCCACAGGTTGCCAGATCTCTTTCGGAGCGATTTTCATCTAGGGGTGTAAAATCCACCGCCATTAAGGGGCCTGAGGAGGGCTGGTTTCTTCTGGAGGGAGATTTCTCGACCGAAAAACTGATGGATATGGCTAGATCCGATAGCTCTATATCCTTTGTGGAGCCCAATTACAAGGTCAGAGCCTTATCGGTTACACCAAACGATCCTTCCTTTTCGGATCAGTGGGGTCTCTTAAACGACCTCAACGGTATAGACGTGAACGCCACAGAGGCATGGAGCGAAAATACCCAGGGCGGAGGTGTAGTCGCAGTTCTCGATACTGGAATCGACTATAACCACATCGATTTGGCGGGCAATATGTGGGTCAACCCCTATCCTGTTTCCAACGATAGATATGGATACGACTTTGTGAACGGTGACGGAGACCCTATGGACGATAATTTTCACGGGACCCACTGTGCTGGGATAATAGGTTCTCTTGGCAATAACCGAATAGGAGTCTCCGGCGTCATGTGGGCAGGATCTATGATGGCGGTCAAGTGTCTGGATGGAAGAGGATTAGGGGATGTCGCTACCATCATTCAGGGGATAAACTACATCCTTGAAATGAAGCAAAAGGGCGTCCCAGTCGTGGCTGTCAACGCTTCTTTGAGTTTTGGTGGGTACTCTCAGGCCGCATACGAGGCTATACACGCCCTGTCAAAGGAGTCCATCCTCTTCGTAGCCGCCGCCGGTAACGCCGGCAGCGATAACGATTTGGAGCCCTCCTATCCGAGCAACTACGAACTACCTAACGTCATCTCGGTGGCAAACATAACCCAAGAAGGGGTTCTCAACGAAACCTCCAGTTATGGCTTAAAAACGGTGCATCTGGCCGCACCAGGCACGGATATACTTAGCACCGTGAACCAAGATCCTTACGAGCCGGCTTCCGGCGATCGTTCTCTGTTTTTCGACGATATGGAGTTGCAAGGGGAAAACTGGGTGGTCTCAGGGGACTGGGCGTTAGGTGCCTACGATATGGATCCATGGGGCATAGGGCCTCTTTACCGTAGTCCTGAAAAGAGCTGGAAATTGACGTTCCAGCCCGGTGGGGGCCAGGCATACTTCACACTCAAAACCCCCCTTGACCTGTCGGTAGTGTCCAACGATCTAGAGGTCTATGGGGGAGCGTTTATCAGGGGATGGTTTGACGGATACTGGGGATACGATGACGAGTGGATCTCCCTTCAATGCCAGTCCGACCCCGGAGCCGAATGGTTCGAGATAGCCCGACTCGGCAAACATGGTCTTGATCACATGAAATTCACTAAAATTGGGGGTAAAATACCCAGGGACATGAGGCGTAAGGAGGTTTGGTTCCGTTTGGTGGTGAGCTGGAGTTCTGGGACGATCCCTTCCTCGTCTTTTTTCTACCTAGACGACTTTGGAGTAGGCCTGGCAGGTCCTACGGAAAGGTACGATAGGAAATCGGGTACCTCTATGGCTGCCCCTTTCGTATCTGGGGCCGTCTCCTTGCTCAGAGGTATGTATCCCTCCGAATCGATGGATTCTCTTCGCTGGAGGATCCTCAGAAGTGCAAAGCCCTTAGAGGGATTAAAGGGTAAGGTCGCGACAGGAGGATACCTCGACCTGAGTCATGGGATGAAAACCGTTCCACCTCAATACATAAGCTCTTCACCTATAGACGGAGGTAGATCGAGCACTACCGGAACTTTAAGATGGAACTTCCGTAAAGATAGTTCCTACGACCTCGAATACCGCTTGTATATAGGATCTATCGAATCGAAGGAAATGCAGGAGCTTTACCGAGGTCCTAAAAGCGAGTATGTCCTTGACGGAGATCTGTTGTCCGGAAGGTATCGATGGCAGGTGACAGCGGTCGATGAACCTGGAGGAACTGCCTCTCGATTTGTTATCTCCGGCGATGTCAAAGAGATCTCCCTTGAAGGCGGAGTGGAGGAGATTGGTACTCCTGTGTCGATGGACTTGCTGGTTAAAGAAGGCCTGGATAAACGATTATTTGTCGGTGCTCCTCTGAGCGTCGACGCTGTTATACCCGACACTACAGCCATAAAAGCCGGTGATCTGGGGGAGACAAAACCGAAAAAGGGACTTATCCCTCGGGAGGTCTTAGGGGATATGCTTGGAATAGCCTCCTCCGATGTGGTTGACCAGATGTCCTTATCGGCCTCCATTATAGGAGGAAGCGGTGATAGGGCCTTTTTCGACATATCCTTATCGATCTCCGAGTCCGAGTTGAACAGAACAGGTCTCTCCGAGGGGATAGAGGCTATGAATCTGGATAGTCTTCATAAATTAGGCATCTTTATCTTTATGGGCGGTAAAAGATGGTGTCTGCCCTCTCTGCCCGAATCCCAGTTCGGAGACATGTTTAAGACCGCCTCCAGGGTCGTTGACGGCGAAAAAATATACGATATCAGCTGGACCGTCTGTCTTGTCGACGGTGGGGAATCCTCGGTCTCGGTCTATAAAGACTCCTACGACAGAGCCTTTTTCCTGGTGAGAGACGGAGCTAAAGACAACCAGCTTGAACTCTCCTTGGCCCTTGCAACCGCGAAAGATTCGACCTTTCAGTCCTCTGGAGGATGTCAGATAGGTCACTTTGGGGTCTATGGTTTGATACTGTTAGGACTTCCGCTTTTACTCTCATCTCGAAACTAA
- a CDS encoding ATP-binding protein, whose product MDNQVSHRQVLSLAVEGLYNLTGLPLGVIMTRDLVPRLSRDRMVVAGVPSICLKWHLDDPVRGELCRTGARELFTLDWEKGIFFSRCPMGFSTFSCPVLVKNRPEAIVFGHGFFMDKRPADDHILSLISRYEIDPYEYLSEFKEIRVFSKRWIEKNLPWISKVVQAVVASGERVAGPDQKVTISDPSFSFIRQLSHEIRTPLAAIQIHAKRHIRKLEDGKPLDTPSLRRSLGDISDGATQIERLIEQLPEVGGGAQRSFRPLFIGAVCREAWRIVQVSRGFGSLEVSFSCDVPPNATVLGDGYDLFRLFVNLFVNSWNSIDRSGHPGSIRVTSQVEDYQVMFSVEDDGEGFPPGEGPPEERIKNRPPSGSGLGLAVVQAIVSDHRGKLELKDRAPVGATVTLHFPKIKAIEEE is encoded by the coding sequence TTGGATAATCAAGTATCTCATCGTCAGGTCCTGAGCTTGGCGGTAGAGGGGTTATATAACCTGACCGGCCTTCCTCTAGGGGTCATTATGACAAGAGACCTTGTCCCAAGGCTCAGCCGGGACAGGATGGTCGTAGCGGGCGTCCCCTCTATCTGTCTAAAATGGCACCTCGATGATCCCGTCAGAGGAGAGCTCTGTCGGACCGGAGCCAGAGAGCTTTTCACCTTAGACTGGGAAAAAGGGATTTTCTTCAGTCGCTGTCCTATGGGTTTTAGCACCTTTTCCTGTCCCGTCCTGGTGAAAAATAGGCCCGAGGCCATAGTTTTTGGCCACGGTTTTTTTATGGATAAAAGACCCGCCGATGACCATATTCTATCCCTCATTTCCAGGTACGAAATAGACCCTTATGAGTATCTTTCCGAGTTCAAGGAGATCAGGGTCTTCTCAAAGCGGTGGATAGAGAAAAATCTTCCCTGGATATCCAAGGTGGTGCAGGCGGTTGTAGCCTCTGGAGAGAGAGTAGCTGGGCCAGATCAAAAGGTAACCATCAGCGATCCTTCTTTTAGCTTTATAAGGCAACTCTCCCACGAGATAAGGACCCCTCTGGCGGCGATTCAGATTCACGCCAAGAGGCACATCCGAAAGTTAGAGGACGGAAAACCTCTGGATACCCCTTCCCTCAGGAGGTCTTTAGGGGATATCAGCGACGGGGCCACACAGATAGAGAGGCTTATAGAGCAGTTGCCCGAGGTCGGCGGAGGGGCACAAAGGTCCTTCCGTCCTCTCTTCATAGGTGCGGTGTGCCGTGAGGCATGGAGGATTGTCCAGGTATCGAGAGGTTTTGGGTCATTGGAGGTCTCCTTCTCCTGCGATGTTCCGCCGAACGCCACCGTTCTCGGCGACGGGTACGACCTATTTAGGCTGTTCGTGAACCTGTTCGTCAACAGCTGGAACTCGATAGACCGGTCAGGTCATCCTGGGAGTATTCGAGTGACCTCTCAGGTGGAGGATTATCAGGTGATGTTCTCCGTTGAAGACGACGGAGAGGGATTTCCACCAGGGGAGGGACCCCCTGAGGAGAGGATTAAAAATCGTCCCCCTTCCGGTTCGGGGCTAGGTCTTGCGGTGGTTCAGGCCATCGTCTCGGATCATAGAGGCAAGCTGGAGCTTAAGGATCGAGCTCCTGTAGGGGCCACGGTTACGCTCCATTTTCCAAAGATAAAAGCCATTGAGGAGGAATAA